One Triticum dicoccoides isolate Atlit2015 ecotype Zavitan chromosome 4B, WEW_v2.0, whole genome shotgun sequence genomic window carries:
- the LOC119292469 gene encoding mitogen-activated protein kinase kinase 9-like: protein MALIREKRLPQLHLSLPVPPRAAAQELGVLGRRPNPAVAPAPTATKASTPSGLSSQFRLADFEKLAVLGRGNGGTVYKVRHRETCALYALKVQHYGDPAAANEADVLGRTGSPFVVRCHSVLPAAASGDVALLLELVDGGSLDSVRSRRGAFTEAALAEVAAQALSGLAYLHARRIVHLDVKPANLLVSTAGEVKVADFGIAKVVARAGDHCTSYAGTSAYMSPERFDPEAHGGHYDPYAADVWSLGVTLLELFMGRYPLLPAGQRPSWAALMCAVCFGEPPVLPAGASSPELRGFVASCLQKDYRNRASVAELLAHPFVAGRDMPVSKCALRKLVADASSSL from the coding sequence ATGGCTCTGATACGTGAGAAGAGGCTTCCGCAGCTGCACCTTTCGTTGCCTGTCCCGCCCCGCGCGGCCGCGCAGGAGCTCGGCGTCCTTGGCCGGCGCCCCAACCCCGCGGTCGCGCCGGCGCCGACGGCCACCAAGGCGTCGACCCCGTCGGGGCTGTCCAGCCAGTTCCGCCTGGCCGACTTCGAGAAGCTTGCCGTCCTGGGCCGCGGGAACGGCGGCACGGTCTACAAGGTCCGCCACCGGGAGACGTGCGCGCTCTACGCGCTCAAGGTGCAGCACTACGGCGACCCCGCTGCGGCCAACGAGGCCGACGTCCTCGGCCGCACCGGCTCGCCCTTCGTCGTCCGCTGCCACTCCGTGCTCCCCGCCGCGGCCTCCGGCGACGTCGCGCTGCTCCTCGAGCTGGTGGACGGCGGGTCGCTCGACTCCGTCAGGAGCCGCCGCGGCGCGTTCACGGAGGCCGCGCTTGCGGAGGTGGCGGCGCAAGCGCTGTCCGGGCTGGCGTACCTCCACGCCCGCCGCATCGTGCACCTCGACGTCAAGCCGGCCAACCTCCTCGTCAGCACCGCCGGGGAGGTCAAGGTCGCCGACTTCGGCATCGCCAAGGTGGTCGCCCGCGCCGGCGACCACTGCACGTCGTACGCCGGCACCTCCGCGTACATGAGCCCCGAGCGCTTCGACCCGGAGGCGCACGGCGGGCACTACGACCCGTACGCCGCCGACGTGTGGAGCCTGGGGGTCACGCTCCTTGAGCTCTTCATGGGCAGGTACCCGCTCCTCCCCGCTGGGCAGCGGCCGAGCTGGGCGGCGCTCATGTGCGCCGTCTGCTTCGGCGAGCCGCCGGTGCTGCCCGCCGGtgcctcctcgccggagctccggggATTCGTCGCCTCGTGCCTGCAAAAGGACTACCGAAACAGGGCGTCCGTCGCGGAGCTGCTTGCTCACCCATTCGTCGCCGGCAGGGACATGCCCGTGTCGAAATGCGCGCTCCGGAAGCTGGTCGCCGACGCCTCGTCTTCGTTGTAG